One window from the genome of Elaeis guineensis isolate ETL-2024a chromosome 5, EG11, whole genome shotgun sequence encodes:
- the LOC105045227 gene encoding tubby-like F-box protein 3 isoform X1 — MSLKSLIQDMRGEIGSISRKGFEVRLGYGLRSRSHRVVHDAVGPPPVDALKQSCWANMPPELLRDVLMRIEEAESLWPLRKDVVACAGVCRSWRDIMKEIVKTPELSGKLTFPISVKQPGPRDFPLQCFIKRNRAAQTYHLYLGLSQALTDNGKFLLAARKCRRPTCTDYLISLDADDMSKGSGTYIGKLRSNFLGTKFTVYDAQPPHAGAIVSKGRSTRIVGSKQVSPRVPAGNYPVAHIAYELNVLGSRGPRRMHCVMDSIPASAIEPGGVAPTPTEFLPSSLDSFPSIPFFRSKSSRSENLSGPFSSQKEGKLVLKNKAPRWHEQLQCWCLNFRGRVTVASVKNFQLVASEENGPAGQEHDKVILQFGKVGKDLFTMDYRYPISAFQAFAICLSSFDTKIACE; from the exons ATGTCGTTGAAGAGCCTCATCCAGGACATGAGGGGCGAGATAGGCAGCATCTCGAGGAAGGGGTTTGAGGTGAGGCTTGGGTATGGCCTGAGATCGAGGTCGCATCGGGTGGTCCATGATGCAGTGGGGCCGCCGCCGGTCGATGCCTTGAAGCAGAGCTGCTGGGCGAATATGCCGCCAGAGCTCCTGCGGGATGTTCTTATGAGGATAGAGGAGGCCGAGAGCTTGTGGCCCCTGAGGAAGGATGTCGTGGCCTGTGCTGGAGTGTGCCGGAGCTGGAGGGATATCATGAAGGAGATTGTGAAGACTCCTGAGCTGTCTGGCAAGCTGACGTTCCCAATCTCAGTGAAGCAG CCTGGCCCAAGGGACTTTCCCCTCCAGTGTTTCATAAAGCGGAATCGAGCCGCACAAACATACCATCTTTACCTTGGTCTATCCCAAG CATTAACGGATAATGGCAAATTCCTTCTTGCTGCACGCAAATGCCGACGTCCTACCTGCACTGACTACCTCATCTCGCTGGATGCGGATGACATGTCAAAGGGAAGTGGAACCTATATTGGCAAGTTAAG ATCAAACTTTTTGGGTACCAAGTTTACGGTTTATGATGCTCAGCCTCCTCATGCTGGAGCCATTGTCTCAAAAGGTCGCTCCACTCGGATTGTGGGTTCTAAACAAGTCTCTCCCAGAGTTCCTGCTGGAAATTACCCAGTTGCCCATATTGCTTATGAGTTGAACGTGCTAGGTTCCAG AGGTCCTAGAAGAATGCATTGTGTCATGGACTCCATCCCTGCTTCTGCGATAGAACCAGGAGGGGTGGCTCCCACACCAACAGAGTTCCTTCCTAGCAGCCTTGATTCGTTCCCATCAATTCCATTCTTCAGATCCAAGTCATCTCGCTCGGAGAACTTGTCGGGGCCTTTTTCCAGCCAGAAGGAGGGAAAGTTGGTGTTAAAGAACAAAGCTCCAAGGTGGCATGAGCAGCTCCAGTGTTGGTGCCTAAATTTTAGGGGACGGGTGACCGTTGCATCGGTGAAGAACTTCCAGCTGGTGGCTTCAGAAGAGAATGGACCAGCTGGCCAGGAGCACGATAAGGTAATTCTTCAATTTGGCAAGGTGGGAAAGGACTTGTTTACTATGGattaccggtatccaatatcagCATTTCAGGCATTTGCTATCTGCCTCAGTAGTTTCGACACCAAAATAGCTTGTGAGTAA
- the LOC105045227 gene encoding tubby-like F-box protein 3 isoform X2: MSLKSLIQDMRGEIGSISRKGFEVRLGYGLRSRSHRVVHDAVGPPPVDALKQSCWANMPPELLRDVLMRIEEAESLWPLRKDVVACAGVCRSWRDIMKEIVKTPELSGKLTFPISVKQPGPRDFPLQCFIKRNRAAQTYHLYLGLSQALTDNGKFLLAARKCRRPTCTDYLISLDADDMSKGSGTYIGKLRSNFLGTKFTVYDAQPPHAGAIVSKGRSTRIVGSKQVSPRVPAGNYPVAHIAYELNVLGSRGPRRMHCVMDSIPASAIEPGGVAPTPTEFLPSSLDSFPSIPFFRSKSSRSENLSGPFSSQKEGKLVLKNKAPRWHEQLQCWCLNFRGRVTVASVKNFQLVASEENGPAGQEHDKHFRHLLSASVVSTPK; the protein is encoded by the exons ATGTCGTTGAAGAGCCTCATCCAGGACATGAGGGGCGAGATAGGCAGCATCTCGAGGAAGGGGTTTGAGGTGAGGCTTGGGTATGGCCTGAGATCGAGGTCGCATCGGGTGGTCCATGATGCAGTGGGGCCGCCGCCGGTCGATGCCTTGAAGCAGAGCTGCTGGGCGAATATGCCGCCAGAGCTCCTGCGGGATGTTCTTATGAGGATAGAGGAGGCCGAGAGCTTGTGGCCCCTGAGGAAGGATGTCGTGGCCTGTGCTGGAGTGTGCCGGAGCTGGAGGGATATCATGAAGGAGATTGTGAAGACTCCTGAGCTGTCTGGCAAGCTGACGTTCCCAATCTCAGTGAAGCAG CCTGGCCCAAGGGACTTTCCCCTCCAGTGTTTCATAAAGCGGAATCGAGCCGCACAAACATACCATCTTTACCTTGGTCTATCCCAAG CATTAACGGATAATGGCAAATTCCTTCTTGCTGCACGCAAATGCCGACGTCCTACCTGCACTGACTACCTCATCTCGCTGGATGCGGATGACATGTCAAAGGGAAGTGGAACCTATATTGGCAAGTTAAG ATCAAACTTTTTGGGTACCAAGTTTACGGTTTATGATGCTCAGCCTCCTCATGCTGGAGCCATTGTCTCAAAAGGTCGCTCCACTCGGATTGTGGGTTCTAAACAAGTCTCTCCCAGAGTTCCTGCTGGAAATTACCCAGTTGCCCATATTGCTTATGAGTTGAACGTGCTAGGTTCCAG AGGTCCTAGAAGAATGCATTGTGTCATGGACTCCATCCCTGCTTCTGCGATAGAACCAGGAGGGGTGGCTCCCACACCAACAGAGTTCCTTCCTAGCAGCCTTGATTCGTTCCCATCAATTCCATTCTTCAGATCCAAGTCATCTCGCTCGGAGAACTTGTCGGGGCCTTTTTCCAGCCAGAAGGAGGGAAAGTTGGTGTTAAAGAACAAAGCTCCAAGGTGGCATGAGCAGCTCCAGTGTTGGTGCCTAAATTTTAGGGGACGGGTGACCGTTGCATCGGTGAAGAACTTCCAGCTGGTGGCTTCAGAAGAGAATGGACCAGCTGGCCAGGAGCACGATAAG CATTTCAGGCATTTGCTATCTGCCTCAGTAGTTTCGACACCAAAATAG
- the LOC105045227 gene encoding tubby-like F-box protein 3 isoform X4 — translation MSLKSLIQDMRGEIGSISRKGFEVRLGYGLRSRSHRVVHDAVGPPPVDALKQSCWANMPPELLRDVLMRIEEAESLWPLRKDVVACAGVCRSWRDIMKEIVKTPELSGKLTFPISVKQPGPRDFPLQCFIKRNRAAQTYHLYLGLSQALTDNGKFLLAARKCRRPTCTDYLISLDADDMSKGSGTYIGKLRSNFLGTKFTVYDAQPPHAGAIVSKGRSTRIVGSKQVSPRVPAGNYPVAHIAYELNVLGSRGPRRMHCVMDSIPASAIEPGGVAPTPTEFLPSSLDSFPSIPFFRSKSSRSENLSGPFSSQKEGKLVLKNKAPRWHEQLQCWCLNFRGRVTVASVKNFQLVASEENGPAGQEHDKLTSSGASRCWAI, via the exons ATGTCGTTGAAGAGCCTCATCCAGGACATGAGGGGCGAGATAGGCAGCATCTCGAGGAAGGGGTTTGAGGTGAGGCTTGGGTATGGCCTGAGATCGAGGTCGCATCGGGTGGTCCATGATGCAGTGGGGCCGCCGCCGGTCGATGCCTTGAAGCAGAGCTGCTGGGCGAATATGCCGCCAGAGCTCCTGCGGGATGTTCTTATGAGGATAGAGGAGGCCGAGAGCTTGTGGCCCCTGAGGAAGGATGTCGTGGCCTGTGCTGGAGTGTGCCGGAGCTGGAGGGATATCATGAAGGAGATTGTGAAGACTCCTGAGCTGTCTGGCAAGCTGACGTTCCCAATCTCAGTGAAGCAG CCTGGCCCAAGGGACTTTCCCCTCCAGTGTTTCATAAAGCGGAATCGAGCCGCACAAACATACCATCTTTACCTTGGTCTATCCCAAG CATTAACGGATAATGGCAAATTCCTTCTTGCTGCACGCAAATGCCGACGTCCTACCTGCACTGACTACCTCATCTCGCTGGATGCGGATGACATGTCAAAGGGAAGTGGAACCTATATTGGCAAGTTAAG ATCAAACTTTTTGGGTACCAAGTTTACGGTTTATGATGCTCAGCCTCCTCATGCTGGAGCCATTGTCTCAAAAGGTCGCTCCACTCGGATTGTGGGTTCTAAACAAGTCTCTCCCAGAGTTCCTGCTGGAAATTACCCAGTTGCCCATATTGCTTATGAGTTGAACGTGCTAGGTTCCAG AGGTCCTAGAAGAATGCATTGTGTCATGGACTCCATCCCTGCTTCTGCGATAGAACCAGGAGGGGTGGCTCCCACACCAACAGAGTTCCTTCCTAGCAGCCTTGATTCGTTCCCATCAATTCCATTCTTCAGATCCAAGTCATCTCGCTCGGAGAACTTGTCGGGGCCTTTTTCCAGCCAGAAGGAGGGAAAGTTGGTGTTAAAGAACAAAGCTCCAAGGTGGCATGAGCAGCTCCAGTGTTGGTGCCTAAATTTTAGGGGACGGGTGACCGTTGCATCGGTGAAGAACTTCCAGCTGGTGGCTTCAGAAGAGAATGGACCAGCTGGCCAGGAGCACGATAAG
- the LOC105045227 gene encoding tubby-like F-box protein 3 isoform X3 has product MSLKSLIQDMRGEIGSISRKGFEVRLGYGLRSRSHRVVHDAVGPPPVDALKQSCWANMPPELLRDVLMRIEEAESLWPLRKDVVACAGVCRSWRDIMKEIVKTPELSGKLTFPISVKQPGPRDFPLQCFIKRNRAAQTYHLYLGLSQALTDNGKFLLAARKCRRPTCTDYLISLDADDMSKGSGTYIGKLRSNFLGTKFTVYDAQPPHAGAIVSKGRSTRIVGSKQVSPRVPAGNYPVAHIAYELNVLGSRGPRRMHCVMDSIPASAIEPGGVAPTPTEFLPSSLDSFPSIPFFRSKSSRSENLSGPFSSQKEGKLVLKNKAPRWHEQLQCWCLNFRGRVTVASVKNFQLVASEENGPAGQEHDKQLTSSGASRCWAI; this is encoded by the exons ATGTCGTTGAAGAGCCTCATCCAGGACATGAGGGGCGAGATAGGCAGCATCTCGAGGAAGGGGTTTGAGGTGAGGCTTGGGTATGGCCTGAGATCGAGGTCGCATCGGGTGGTCCATGATGCAGTGGGGCCGCCGCCGGTCGATGCCTTGAAGCAGAGCTGCTGGGCGAATATGCCGCCAGAGCTCCTGCGGGATGTTCTTATGAGGATAGAGGAGGCCGAGAGCTTGTGGCCCCTGAGGAAGGATGTCGTGGCCTGTGCTGGAGTGTGCCGGAGCTGGAGGGATATCATGAAGGAGATTGTGAAGACTCCTGAGCTGTCTGGCAAGCTGACGTTCCCAATCTCAGTGAAGCAG CCTGGCCCAAGGGACTTTCCCCTCCAGTGTTTCATAAAGCGGAATCGAGCCGCACAAACATACCATCTTTACCTTGGTCTATCCCAAG CATTAACGGATAATGGCAAATTCCTTCTTGCTGCACGCAAATGCCGACGTCCTACCTGCACTGACTACCTCATCTCGCTGGATGCGGATGACATGTCAAAGGGAAGTGGAACCTATATTGGCAAGTTAAG ATCAAACTTTTTGGGTACCAAGTTTACGGTTTATGATGCTCAGCCTCCTCATGCTGGAGCCATTGTCTCAAAAGGTCGCTCCACTCGGATTGTGGGTTCTAAACAAGTCTCTCCCAGAGTTCCTGCTGGAAATTACCCAGTTGCCCATATTGCTTATGAGTTGAACGTGCTAGGTTCCAG AGGTCCTAGAAGAATGCATTGTGTCATGGACTCCATCCCTGCTTCTGCGATAGAACCAGGAGGGGTGGCTCCCACACCAACAGAGTTCCTTCCTAGCAGCCTTGATTCGTTCCCATCAATTCCATTCTTCAGATCCAAGTCATCTCGCTCGGAGAACTTGTCGGGGCCTTTTTCCAGCCAGAAGGAGGGAAAGTTGGTGTTAAAGAACAAAGCTCCAAGGTGGCATGAGCAGCTCCAGTGTTGGTGCCTAAATTTTAGGGGACGGGTGACCGTTGCATCGGTGAAGAACTTCCAGCTGGTGGCTTCAGAAGAGAATGGACCAGCTGGCCAGGAGCACGATAAG